In Podarcis muralis chromosome 7, rPodMur119.hap1.1, whole genome shotgun sequence, the genomic stretch TCTCCACCTCCGTCTTTGAATTCTTTGCCTCCATCTTACAGTTCTGTGGAGATCTCAGGGTCTCTGCCAAAGGGAGACACCTTCACTTTCCAGGGCCAGCAGTTCGGTAAGTGTTTCCAAGAGGAAATTGGGAGAACTTGATCACTTTGAATAAGAACTGGttacaagacaaaaaaaaattaaacaggtgTGCACTGAAAGGAGAGAGCTGGACAAATTTGTCTATGTCATCTCAAGGAAAACTCTGAAAACATGGTGTTATTTTGCAACAGGACTGTTTACTGTTTATAGTTTCGTATTGTAAAGTTTCTGAAGGGGAAGAAAAAGATCAGAAGAGTCGGGATAGTAGGAGAGTTGTCGAGCCAGAAATCACACAAGGAGCACTTGCAAGGTTAGATGTTGTTTGAGCACTGGTTAGGTTTCATCTGAGCAGCTTCAAGAGTTGATGTTGCTGCCTCACCCTTCCCTGAGCTTTCATTGGGGTCCTGTTCTGGAACAGCAGCTGAGGAGTCAGGTGTCCTCCTCATGGATAGGGCTTAAGGAGAGTTCTGCTGCTGGATGGACACCACACCCAGCTATCGCTTCCATTCAGCCTTGCTCTCGGTGGTGATTTTGGTGGCTCAGGAATGAGGGGATGAGGCCAGCAGTTGAGGCTGCTCTGttaaggcaaatggggcacttcccaaccaacctcagcctgctctcagccagcctccacctgcctgcctgcccctggACTTACAACCAGTACTAGAGAGTGACCTCAGTTGCCAGCTTTGACTTCCTGAGTCTCAGTTTTGCCCTTGGTAAACACCGCAGGAGGAAGGATTGAGACAAAGCTcagattagttggctctgcctgccattggccctGGCTCTGCCTACTATTCACCTCCCTGCTTTCTGTCCCAACAGTCCCAATGAGCATCAGCCACCACTGGAAACCAGTCAGGGCATATTGTGTTCCTCCAAGCTTTCAGTCTCTCTGAGTGGGATATTCTCCCAGGCAGTGGTCTTGGGAGGCTTTTTGGTCAGTAGTAGGGTCAACAGCATCCTCCTCCTCTACCTCAGAAGTCTCATGCAGTCCAGGGCTGGTCCTGGCAAGCAGGTAGTGAGATGTGTCCCGTTTCCACATATTGGgagggttggatccagagctCTCCATATTTAGAGCAGTCCCATTAAAAGTAATGAACCCATTGACTAACATCAGTCCATTCATTTGGATGCAACcctaattttttgttttgtacgGAACGATGTGTCACCGATGAGTTaagatttgttttttgttgttcccTTCCCAAGCCAACAGAAAAATCTCTCCAGACGACCACCAGACGTTTGCCAAACTCGTGTCCAAGAAGTGGAAGCAGGTGGGCCGGTCTCTGCAGGTCAACTGTCGGGCCCTTCGGGATCCTGTCATCGACAACTTGGCCATAGAGTACGACCGGGAGGGCCTCTATGAGCAAGCGTACCAGCTTCTCCGCAGGTTCATTGACTCAGAAGGCAAGAGAGCCACCATAGAAAGACTGGTCGCCGCCCTGGAGGAGAATGGCCTCATCAGCTTGGCTGAGGAGCTTCTGAGTGTCCACCAGAATGACAAAACATTGTAAGaggacatgggggggggcagtcctCCCTTGAGACTACAAGCTGCAGGGCCAGTGACACTGCACACTCATGTGCCTTTCTACATCTCTTGACTGCTCTGTAGCCATTTGATGCCAGACCAGCTGTGGCCCTTGCCACTGGCAGAACCCCGAGAATAACCAGCACAGGACTGAGGCTGAAAGTCAGTGCACTACTTCAGTGCTGAAATATGGGTGGTCTTGGGAAACATCTTTCATCTTACAGTAGCATCTGGACAAAGGCCTCAGCGGTTTCAGAATATCTCAGCAATGTAATAGCAGGAAAAGGAAACGATGTGAGACTTTCAGGAACGGTCTAAATAACTGGCTAGGCTGTGCCTGAGTAAAGGTAGTTCTCAGCACTTACTGACTGTAGCATCAAATAATGACGTTATATGGAAATGCGCATACAAAAGCGAGCTATCCTCAGATTAATGATCTGGCTAGGACAGTCATATTGTCCAAAGTCAACTTTAAAAAGTGGTACTTTCCAATGCAGCCAGTTCACACAATGGGTTGCAAATCATTGGCATAACTTAATCTAGCATGCAgttgaatgtgtgaactgactgTTATTAGAAATAGAggctagggaaaggggggggggttgggtggcAAGGGGTATTAGATCTGCAATGACCTATTCATTCCTACAAGCCCCACTTGATGCTGCAGTCAGCAGAGTTGAAACTGCATGTGTGAGCCAGCGCTAGGTGGCATTTCCATGAACAGACTGCACCAGCATTTTACACCTTTTATGGAGTTATTCTTGAGTGTCATGCTAACTGTGCTGCTGTGATGCTTACTTACAGGAGCATGTTGTCTGCGTTTCCTTGCACAGAGGCTCCACCTCAGTGACATTATTGTATCCCAGATTCTCTTCCAGGAAGGAACAGTAGGCTCTCTCTTGTCTCATTGTTTGCTTTCAGTCTTATGGCTGTGTCTGCTTTAGCACCATTTCCCCCAGAAAATGAGACATGGCTGGGTTGGTAGCTGTCCATGGTTCATGATGAAAGCTATCTCCCTTGGATCCTCCACATATTTATAGATGCCTGTTTCACACGTAATGTTAAGCCACTGTTTATCAACCATAGTATATTCAATCGCGGCATAGCATTATGTGAAAATCCTGCCTTCCAGCTTAATTATGGTTTGTTCACTGCCAACAAACCACAGtctgaagccatggtttattgTTTGCTTATGaaccttggtttgttttaactatggcttagtgttatgtgtgaacctaGCACCCTTGTTTAACTATGGTATGTTTGAACACCCCATCACAGACATTTAGTAAGCTACAAATGCACAAGGCAAGAGCAACTGGAAAACAAATCAAGCTTTTGAAAAACAAGCCATGGTGACTGTCTGTGGGATAACTTGTGGTTAACTCTTGGTTTGTTAAAGAAAGCATGGTTTAAACaaagcattatgtgcaaaccagtcCAACAATTGCTTAGAGCAAGGGAAGGGAACCTTAGATCTGGCGGCCCACTTTTCATGTACTATCTTACTGGCACAGGTGAAAGTGTCATTGTTTGTGTGGGCATCATTGTCAAAAGATGGACAATGTATGAGATTCACGAATACCTGTAGCTACACAAAGGGAGCTGTTCCAAGAGCAGATACGAGGGCTAGATTATCAGAGGATGCACAAAGCAACCTTGCTAGTGCTAAGAATGTCTGGGTCTAGTCATTTGACATTCCATTCTGCTTTTGGCACAATCTGGTATAGCATACAAATGAAGGAATGGTTAGTGCCCTGAATCTGTGAATCAGAACATGGGAAGAtgtcttgtactgagtcagaaccTTGGTCCATTTAGATCAGGATTGTCTCCATCAGTTGTCAGAAGTTCTCAAGAGTTTCAGACAGAAGCCTTTCTCAGCCATCCCTGGCAATGTCAGAGACCTTTCCCCCTGCTACTGGCCCTTCTCTACGGGTATAAACATCATTTAAAAAACCTATCACCTTTATCATTATTTACTGGCGTCTTCAGTTTTTTACAAATACATACgcaaaacaaaaactcaacaaAGACAAGTGGTGCGTATCATTTGGGCATAAAGGCAATTGACTAAAAGGAGAGCATCATTCTGTAGAGtcagcttggcttcattaaagACACAATACCTCTAGACCAGAGGTTcttcttgctagctaggggtgatggaagttttagttcaacatctggggacctacaggttgagaaaggctgctctagaccaTAGGTATTGTGGTAATGTGTTTCCAAAACTGTCTGCGGGTCTGGCAGTACAAGGGTCCCTCCTGCCTTGCCCGGTTACAAATGTTATAAAGGGAACACATGTGTTTACGAAGGTATTCACTGCCTGTGTCCTGAACCACTCAATTCTGCTGCATTAATTTCTCTGGAAGATGGTCTGCACTTTGGGTAGAACTGAAAATCTAGTGCATTATGGGAAAtggtacaattaaaaaaaacaataaaattgccCAACGTAAAGTGATTTCCTCCAAGCAATGGGAGCAGCGCTAGAGCTTTTCCATGATGGAAGTTTGCAAGGCAGCCAAATGGGATTTTCCCCAGTGTATGCGTCTCCCTCATCCAGCCAATGATCTTTAGCTTCAGCAAAATTGCTTCACCATGTGGAAGAGTAATCCTAACTCAGGGGAAAATATTGATAAATTAGAACACAATTGGTACAGGCTGATATTTTTgcaaagtgtatttttaccactTTTGTATTGCCTTGTTTTCTGCACAGTAGGTTTTCTACACAATACTCTCTTCTGATAGACACTGATTTTTAATGCCATGATTTGTATCTTTTGAGAATCCCGCTTTTATATAGCAGCACTTTCCTCAATTTGTGTCTTGACAATCTTCGAATTGTGTCTCTCCCCACCTTGTTGtggctttcatttttaaagacaTGCAAGATCAGGCAACAATCAAATAAACATGCTGCTCAATGTTTAAAAGGGAATGCACCCGTGGAGATACCTCTCGGGAATTTGTTGGAGTCCAAAAGAGAGTTTcatgtttttaaatagttttagcAGCGTTTGAAAGTTTGGAGCAGACTCAAGCTGGCCGTGGGAAGACGACTTTGGTCCAAGATGAGCAAAAGGATTTACtgacatggggtgtgtgtgtgtgtgtgtgtgtgtgtgtgtgtgtgtgtgtgtggagagagagagagagagacccctagGGACTGCTGGCCTTGCTCACATTGCTCGCCAACCTCATCTAGATTAAGACAATTGTAGCAAAATATAAGGCAGTACAGAAGGCAGTTTCAAACTGGCAATGATAGTCAGATAACGCCTGGGCAAAAAGGGAAGTTTTTCGTAGATGGTGGAAATACACCATTATTTGGCACCCACCCTAGTCATCCATAAGACTACGTGCTTTGACCTGCCCTAGTACTAGGAGGGGCCAATCTGCCCATTGCAGtttccttcactttcttgctaCCTGGTTTCAACATAAAATGGTTGGTGGAACAGACACTTTAAGCAGTTCTTCCCATTTCCTGAGTTCCCCCTTGCAACATCAGCATGCCAGAGCAAGAAGATGCTCCTGGGCAAGGAAGACGTGCCCAGATTTTGGTGGGCTGGTGGGGTACCTTAAGCAAGTAcatgggctggaagcagcctGTGAGTTTGCCTGCTGTGATGAACTACAGACCActgaaaaaaaggaggaggaaaaagcagaCTCTGGGATGGGAAAATCTTTTCTATTTTGGTTTCTTGTTTTTCAGACCTTCCCACATTTCTattatcagtttgtgatttatttatttttaagtcctcatgaaaatttctcctaatacagtggtacctcggattaagtacttaattcgttccggaggtctgttcctaacctgaaactgttcttaacctgaagcaccactttagctaatggggcctcccgagcacgatttctgttctcatcctgaagcaaagttcttaacccgaggtactatttctgggttagcagagtctgtaaccttaagcgtatgtaacctgaagcgtgtgtaacccgaggtaccactgtatactgatttcggtatgcaattttgcttaatataatgcatctttgtatgttatttccaccAGTCTATGCACACTTCACCCTTGCATGTCCATTTTCtggacacattacttggctggaaaagtgCCTTGCCAAACtctgagaaatgtgaattttgaaggattcaAAATCCAGTTCATGTATCATTTTGGAAGGTAGAAATTAGGTAAGTCCATGCAAACTACATCACATTTTGTCCTCAGTGTGAGGTCAGTAAACTAACCAACGTCCCCCAAATCCCAATGGCTATTGAAGAATGAACTTGTTGGAACGACACTTTGCAACGCTAGTCATTTCCTCTTTTACAAGGAGCTAACTTTATTGGAGTGTAACATGATGGCGCTCAGTCTGACCAGATTTCATGAGGCAATCTGTCGTTGTGTGAACACACACAGACATGGGCCCTTCGCATGTGCAGCCAACTCTTCTCCGCCTCCCGCCCCCTCCCTGCTGTTGGCATGCATCTGAAGCAGGAGACTCCAGAGCTCTCCTGACTCTTTTTGGACAGAAACATCTGctcaggtcatgtgaccagcactTGGAGGCCAGCTGAGCTCCGTTTCTCAACACACCACTGAGGGGGCTCTCTTGCCAGCACAGACACACACCGAGAGAGACAGGGTTTGGAGAGAAGacatggggagaggaggaggacccagccATGTTTGCACACAATCCGGGTGCTTCTCCTGAAAATGTATGGGAAGGCAAGAGAGCCAGGATTGCTTAACTCAGCTAGGATTTCCTGGGCTATATGATCAGAGGCTGCGGAATGCCAGAGCTAATCGGATCCAGATGTGCCTACTTGGCAACCTTTTACCCAAACGTTACCGAAGGGAGATGCAATGCTACTGACAAGATTGCACTGGATGTAAGTACCAAGGCTTTCGGTTTTTTCAGGGAGCGTTCTGCACGGACCCATTTGCAAACAGGAGCTGGCCTGCCCTCCAGCTTTAACCTaaacctctccccaccctccctgcGCCTGCGTTAGATTCCTCATTGCCATTCACAAGCAGCAAAtgagctctcctcctccccagtctGCACATCTGGCTCGCTCACTGCAAGAGGCATACCTTACCTGTGTCGGCTAGACGGGGAGACTGTGCAAATGCTGCAGTTAATATATAGGGAGGGGAGAAAGTTTGTGCATGCGGCTTTTGTTGAGATCCTCCTGCACAGATTTTCCATTGGGGGAAAAAAGAAGAGCCAAGGTTGGTGGCTAAGCACATGCTCTGTCTGCGTGGCAAGATTCCAGAGTCAATCCCTGGGAAAAGACCCCCTTTCTGagattctggagagccactggcagtcaATATATTATTGAGCTGCATGGGCcagcttcctcctgctatatacagtggtaccttgggttacatatgcttcaggttacatacgcttcaggttacggactctgctaacccagaaatagtgcttcagattaagaactttgcttcaggataagaacagaaatcgtgcttcggcggcacggtggcagcaggaggcccattagctaaagtggtgtttcaggttaagaacagtttcaggttaagaatggacctccggaacgaattaagtacttaacctgaggtaccactgtacatgctatgGAACCAGCGAGCAACCTCAGGGCCAGGATGCAGCACTTTGGACCTCTCCATCTGGTCCTTGGGACATTCATCCCTGAGACAAAGGCCTTGTTTgccccctccttgagtgctttgctGACTGGAACACAGCCTTGAATTGTGAGCATGtgtcttgcttgcctggaagaatggatggagaggggtgtgtggcttaAATAGAGCTTATGCTATGTGCATTGCTCGGTCCATTGTTGCCTTTGGCCCTGTCCTCCAATGGCAAGCAGCCCCTGGGTGGTTTTCCATGAAGGTATGTGGCCCGTGGCTTAAAAATGTTTTCCCATTGCTGGGTCCTATGCAATTAATCCACACACATCCCTCCATCCATGCTGAACAACCTGAGCACGGCAGCACtctgccctgctgtggggcttCAGGAACCGTATTCAGAAGCATGTCACTCTTGATCCTGCAGACAGTATACAGTGCAGGCATCCTAACCAGCAGGCATTGCTAGCCTTATCCAGATgttcaacagcacctggagggccatcTGCTTCTCTTCCAGGGTGAGCAGACTTCAGGCTTCCTTTCTCATGCTCTAGAAACATGTTCACTTATCAGTAAGGGCAagcctctgggcatgtgcagagcccTTTCTAAATAAGCCAGAGCACTAACCTTGCAATTTTTGCTCCCAGAAGCGGAGGCACTATAAAAGTGCTTGTAGAGGAATTTGGGTAGTAGGCACAGCATATCTTGCTTTTTTATGGAAGGGCAGTTGCAATACAGAATTCTTCCCCCTGCTGGGGGCAGTGATGATATGGGGATGCTGGCATTCTGCCTGGCATTCAGATGCTGTCAGTTAAAGAGTTTACGTTTTGATTTCTGGCAGTTGGGGAAGAATACATAGAAAGCCTTGACTAGTAGAGTGGGCATTTTTTGTTTTACGAGTTTGTTTTTGCATTACCACCATGGTTTCTGTAGCAGCCTTCCCATCAAGACAGCTTTCAGCACAGTCTACCCAGAGCCTGCATTTTTCACGGAACCTGGCATCCACCCAAAAGACACGTTGGAAGGAGTCTGGCTAAACAAGGAGAAAAATGGGCTTTAGGGTTATCGCCTGGAGCTTAGGAAGGGAatcttgatgttgttgttgtttagtcatgaaGGAGATCTTGATGTTGACGGGAGGCAAAAGGGCCAGTCAGAGAACAGGTTTGTAGTGAGCACAGCAGGGTCACTGGGGGGAGTTAACGCCAGAATATAATTTATTCTGTAGATAACAGATTTGTTTCCATTTCCCgaactcccttcccttcccctccaaaTCTCGGAAGGCCCCCAAATGCCCCTCCCGCTATGAGCCAGATATGCAGAGTCATGGCAGAGCAAAACATCTGGATCTGCTTCATTCCATCATTCTCTTCCTTCTGGGATTTCCTGTTGCACACAGGAGAACCAAAGTGGCTGCCTTACATTTTTATCTTTGCACAGTGAATGGCGTTCCCCACCATGGGGGAATGGTATAACCTGGATGGGGTGACCATGTGTCTTACTTAATAGAGGAGAGCCCCATGTTTCAGAGTGGGCAGGCTTCAGGCTTGCAGggttttatctctctcttttttactagTTCCCTGAAATCCACTATGTGGGGGTTGGTGCAAAAGGAACACACTTAGAAGGAAAGAATTCTGAGCTTAGCAGTTTGTTTTTGAGTATCAGGATTGCATTAAGTTTGCAGTCCATCCACCCAGAAATCGACTCTGGGTTACCCCAACTTTTTAAATTTCAGCAGTAGAATTTAGCAtgcaagtgtgtgtggggggaggtcattttgctgctgctaaaCAGATGTTTTGTCTTTTGTATGATGCTTCATGGGTCTCCTGTCCTGTAAGTAAAAGAAGTTACGGGCTCTGAACCAACCAGATTTTATTGACTTTCACAAATTAAGCTGATGGCTGGTCTAAATATTGGCAGGCTTGTATCTGTAAGTCATGGAAACAGCAGATTTCCATCTTGGACCAGGCTTATTCCAAGGCCTGAGTCCATGAAACTAAACAGAGAAAAGCAGCCAGAAATTCTCTCTAAGGTTGCCATTAGCATCTCAGATCTGAAATAATACTGGGCCAAATTTGCATGAAAACAAGTCAGAACTTAATTGGAGCCAGGAGTCAACATTGCTGGGCTCTGGAATCAGGGTCACAAAGTTGCATCATGTTCCAGAAAATGTTTGGATGTAATATCCAGGGCAGGAAAGATCTTTTTGAGCATATACTGAGTTCTTACCATTCACCATGATATAGTGTCAACCCCACACTCAATCTCCTGTCCCTATACTGACACAACTTATTAAGAGATTTTGTACTGCTACATCTTTTGGGACAAGGTCTAAACAGGAAAAACCTGATTTCTTgacatactgttttatttattatttaaagaatTTGTATTCCACTCTccaaccaaaaaaacaaacaaaaaaaaaaaacaaaaaaaaaagagaggctccCATAGCAGCTTACTggtcacttaaaaaaaagaaaagtcaataAAAAAGACAccaaacaaaaggaaaatggatttcTAGGAAGGAGGAAATCAAGAAAACATGGGAACAAGTTTGAAGCTTTACTAAAACGTATGTATGAAATTGTGAGGAAACTTAAACTAGGAGCCCCCAGTCCAGACCCCTCATGCCAACTCTGGTTGAGACCACCAATAGCTGGAGCTAGTAAAACTGTACACCAGCAATGGTTTGGGCCTGACCGAGTCCTTTTATACCAGGGCAGACAGTGACACTTACTCTGGCTTTCCCTCCTCAGTGAATTTGTAGGGtttaaactttaaaagaggatctttgtggtaaaaaggtaaaggtacccctgcccatacgggccagtcttgacagactctagggttgtgcgcccatctcactcaagaggccgggggccagcgctgtccggagacacttccgggtcacgtggccagcgtgacatcgctgctctggcgagccagagccgcacacggaaacgctgtttactttcccaccagtaagcggtccctatttatctacttgcacccgggggtgctttcgaactgctaggttggcaggcactgggaccgagcgacgggagcgcaccccgccgcggggattcgaaccgccgacctttcgatcggcaagccctaggcgctgaggcttttacccacagcgccacccgcgtcccgatcttTGTGGTAGAGGGTTCCAATTTATGGGTGCCCTTCTTCATGAGGTGGATGTGTTTCCCTCATTATTAACAACTGGGCATTTGATGATTCAAATATTCTCAACAGCCTTGAAATTATTCACTGTGCCTTTTTGAATGTTTCCAGAAGTTTAAAAATGTATTGAATggtcttcaacaacaacaaaaaccagtgttttgatattttgtggTTTAGCATCCTGGACTCCTTTGCAACAAAATGTAGAAGAGAAATTTAACTAACTAAATGTGCTACAGACTCTACCTGTTTCTTTTCTCTGCAGATGGATGTAGTCTATAGACAATTCCCCTAACACAATACTGCATGTTTCTTAGTGGAGATTTCTGGGAACAATGAGAGTTCAATTCAAGGCTGATGCCATTTGCACACTCGTCCTGGTGGTCGTCCTTTTCACCATGCTCTATTCTCAACTGGGCCACACTTCCCTTAGAGAAGAAAAGGTGAAAGGTCAGAAGCCGCCATTAATGGCGACACGTAGGGCCTTCCACGTTCCCATCGCCCTCCAGAAACAGACTGCAGTAGAGAAGGCTAAAATGATTTCTTCAATGAAACCTGGCGAGGGCGGAGGCCAAGATGCCATGGTCACTACTCTGCCCCCCTTGACGCAGCCTGCTTTTGATTTTAAGCGTTACCTGAGGAACAAAGACAACCGGAAGTTTGACCTTCTCATTAACCAGCCAAAGAAATGCaagaggaacccaggggggcccTTCTTGCTCATCGCCATAAAGTCACTGGTAGAGGACTTTGACCGCCGGGAGATTGTAAGGAAAACTTGGGGAAGAGAAGGGCCGGTCAATGGGGCGCAGGTGCAAAGGGTTTTCCTCCTGGGGgtcccaaagaacaaaacggcGCTGCCAGCGTGGGAGAGTCTTGTTCATCAGGAGAGCCAGATGTATCGAGACATCTTGTTGTGGGACTTCCTTGACACTTTCTTCAATTTGACCTTGAAGGAGATACATTTCCTAAGCTGGGCTCGCGAGTTTTGTTTCAGTACTAAGTTCATATTCAAAGGCGATGCCGACGTCTTCGTCAACGTGGAAAACATTGTCAACTTCCTGGAGAGGCGTGATCCATCCGATGACCTATTTGTTGGGGACATCATCTATAACGCGCACCCAATCCGAACCCGCAAGAGCAAATACTACATTCCGGAGACAATGTATGGGCTCAGCATGTATCCAGCCTATGCTGGGGGTGGCGGGTTCTTACTTTCCAGCAGCACCATGAAGAAACTCTCTCAGGCTTGTGGGGAGGTAGAACTCTTTCCTATTGATGATGTCTTCCTAGGCATGTGCTTACAAAGAATCAACCTGAAGCCCACCTTGCACGAAGGGTTCAAAACCTTTGGAATAACCAAGCCCTCTGCTGCTCCAAACTTGCAGACCTTTGATCCTTGTTTTTACAAAGATCTCATGGTAGTCCACAGCCTGAAGGGAGCTGAAATCTGGCTAATGTGGAACCTGCTGCACAACCCACGGCTCTCTTGCACCCAAAAGAAGCATGTAAAGAAGGCTTTCCGCTGGAAAATCAAAACTAAAGAGCCAACCAAAGATTATGCGACCTAAGGATTGACTTGCATGAGTGAATGAACATCACACAGGCCTAGCACTGCTGATGCGACTTGCACATTATCCGACATTGCCTGAAACCTACAGTGTTTTAGGCGGAGATATCAAGTAATGAAAATGCTTGCTTAAGCCAACCCTAATTTCTACAGTTGTGTTAGTGAGGGAAATATATGGAGTGGAATCCAATGTGGTTCCCTTTGTTTGCTCACAACAAGTTTGCAATCACAGAAGCAGCCCTTAGGAACATAGGGGCGAAGCAAGCTGTCTTCTATGAAGTCCGACCAGTGGTtcctctagttcagtattgtctacacttaaCAAGCATAACTCCCAGAGGTCCAAACATATGAAATATGTATTCTCAGAATATGCTCAAAGAAAGCCTGCAAAATTCACCCATGTGAATACGTACGTTTAGAAAGGTCTGCAAAGGTTGTAAAGAGTACAGACTTTGCTATACATGAAGTCCAAGATTTGATCCCTCAAGAACCTCAAATAGGTCTGGGAAAGACCTGTCTGAACCCCTTGTGAGTTGCTGCCAGttggtatagacaatactgagtgagatggagCAGTGCTTTGGCTCTGAATGATGCCTGCTCATGCTGCCAGATTTATTTGTTAGGAATAATAGAGCATTAAGAGGAAGGTCCACTGTTGCAGGGCCATTCTGATGTAAATGCCTATTGAAAGAGCTTGTTTATACAGACACCCACTCAACTTTTTTCACATATACCTAAAGCTATTACAAGGACAATCTAAAACACTGCATTTGAATGTCCTATGTTGTGGTTTCACTACAACACG encodes the following:
- the B3GNT9 gene encoding UDP-GlcNAc:betaGal beta-1,3-N-acetylglucosaminyltransferase 9, coding for MRVQFKADAICTLVLVVVLFTMLYSQLGHTSLREEKVKGQKPPLMATRRAFHVPIALQKQTAVEKAKMISSMKPGEGGGQDAMVTTLPPLTQPAFDFKRYLRNKDNRKFDLLINQPKKCKRNPGGPFLLIAIKSLVEDFDRREIVRKTWGREGPVNGAQVQRVFLLGVPKNKTALPAWESLVHQESQMYRDILLWDFLDTFFNLTLKEIHFLSWAREFCFSTKFIFKGDADVFVNVENIVNFLERRDPSDDLFVGDIIYNAHPIRTRKSKYYIPETMYGLSMYPAYAGGGGFLLSSSTMKKLSQACGEVELFPIDDVFLGMCLQRINLKPTLHEGFKTFGITKPSAAPNLQTFDPCFYKDLMVVHSLKGAEIWLMWNLLHNPRLSCTQKKHVKKAFRWKIKTKEPTKDYAT